In Toxoplasma gondii ME49 chromosome VIII, whole genome shotgun sequence, a single genomic region encodes these proteins:
- the GAP70 gene encoding gliding-associated protein GAP70 (encoded by transcript TGME49_233030~Product name based on PMID:20951968.) has translation MGGACTKNRTKQPGRKKAQELAERQRREQEAIAEDERKKMEEAAEQRRQLEKEDSRLREEEEASLASPQRAEAEEGKQAEERAEEEERERAEEEDRRRTEEEDRRRTEEEDRRRTEEEERRRAEEEERRRAEEEERRRAEEEERRRAQEEERRRAQEEDRRRTEEEERRRAEEEERRRTEEEERRRAQEEDRRRAQEAEERRRKEEELARQRREEDARAERKIKEEEERRREEVEAERRRLEEEEEAAHRRKLLEEESDEYTSESPSDQEQYDLDTESGTSSPATVSSRVPRSVTGNTCQRRSRKVHGANMKVVHKAARIVSHHCGCELEPLHDDLTCPVCEFTDMGDVPLLR, from the coding sequence ATGGGAGGTGCCTGTACAAAGAACAGAACAAAGCAACCTGGGCGCAAGAAAGCGCAGGAAttggcagagaggcagagacgagaacaaGAAGCCATAGCGGAAgatgaaagaaagaaaatggAAGAGGCGGCGGAACAGCGCCGACAGTTAGAGAAGGAAGATAGTCGCCtacgagaagaggaagaggcgagttTAGCGAGTCCACAGAGGGCTGAAGCAGAGGAGGGAAAACAGGCAGAGGAACGagctgaggaggaagaaagggaacgagctgaggaggaagacaggagacggactgaggaggaagacaggagacggactgaggaggaagacaggagacggactgaggaggaagaaaggagacgagctgaggaggaagaaaggagacgagctgaggaggaagaaaggagacgagctgaggaggaagagaggagacgagctcaggaggaagagaggagacgagctcaggaggaagacaggagacggactgaggaggaagaaaggagacgagctgaggaggaagagaggagacggactgaggaggaagagaggagacgagctcaggaggaagacaggaggcgcgctcaagaggcagaggaacgccgcagaaaagaagaggagctggcgagacagcgacgtGAGGAAGACGCCCGGGCAGAACGGAAGatcaaagaagaagaggaaaggaggcgagaagaggtagaagcagaaagaagaagattggaggaagaggaagaagcggcacACCGTCGAAAGTTGCTGGAGGAGGAGTCTGATGAATACACATCAGAGTCACCAAGTGATCAAGAACAATACGATCTAGATACAGAGTCAGGGACAAGTTCACCCGCTACCGTTAGCAGTCGGGTCCCTCGATCGGTCACTGGTAACACCTGCCAGCGACGTAGCCGCAAGGTTCACGGCGCCAACATGAAAGTTGTTCACAAGGCTGCACGAATCGTGTCTCATCACTGTGGCTGCGAGCTGGAACCACTTCATGATGATCTTACCTGCCCTGTCTGTGAATTCACAGATATGGGGGATGTTCCGCTTCTTCGATAA
- a CDS encoding Not1 N-terminal domain, CCR4-Not complex component protein (encoded by transcript TGME49_233020) — MAEKRKLQQEVEKTLKRVEEGLDAFNDVCEKMHGPVVSASQKEKFENELKREIKKLQRLRDQIKTWQTSSDIKDKAPLDEARKKIEREMERFKVCERESKMKAFSKEGLAAKTKLDPQEEERNRHREWLNEFISTLNTHVDAHEAEEELLMSSKKGKHRDHANTERRLGQLQLYVQRHRWHINNMELILRRLENDSLDLSVMDELKESIELYLDNFNDDDFFFDETLYAALNLDAPDDNSEMVKDSEEENTSSDQCGDSTPPSGRGSQEASGAAGSPTSTASVPSFNSDRTERLPGTVAPGEKSRNSGALSAPAKAPSSRGSAGAAPGASGASKGEKGLSGDAGKARPGGEKGADGGAASGALSPNGSSGGSSPGLLVAKKGAERGSPGEAASPAAPSADASRATNEGETLSPHASGKAQMSPRTGENGVWTGARRPGASLLPAVSAASSAPASGRWAAVAGGLAGADGQSVRKRGASEEKKDDGEEARRRSVPGREPEEEKGAAAKDKRRGGAAPGPQGKAQGDGAAERNSGEADQKAESGDRERLEMEDEEAQGKGHSVRPPAPGGDAAEGDTTDRGVPSARATASAKAGDGFLFPGTSSSLSTVAALVDCSQSHRPTRSDAEQIPGGSICGRSSAALGWGPNMFGPGGPGARPLAPLSPQIAWTCAPESFPDAPLVGYDSRQLFAGLDLDTLFFVFYYQQGTYQQYLAARELKQQSWRYHKKYLTWFQRHEEPRITADKYEQGTYVYFDYDSGWCSRIKQEFTFEYHWLEDELAV; from the exons ATGGCTGAAAAGCGAAAGCTGCAGcaggaggtggagaagacgcTGAAGCGCGTCGAGGAGGGTTTAGACGCCTTCAACGACGTCTGTGAAAAGATGCATGGGCCGGTGGTCAGTGCctcgcagaaagagaagttcGAGAACGAATTAAAGAGGGAAATAAAGAAGTTGCAGCGGCTGCGGGACCAAATAAAGACCTGGCAGACGTCGTCGGACATCAAGGACAAGGCGCCCCTGGACGAGGCCCGGAAGAAGATTGAACGCGAAATGGAACGCTTCAAAGTCTGCGAAAGGGAGTCCAAGATGAAGGCGTTCTCCAAGGAAGGCCtcgcggcgaagacgaagctcgacccgcaagaagaagaaagaaatcgaCACAGAGAGTGGCTGAACGAATTCATTTCCACCCTCAACACCCACGTGGACGCTCacgaagccgaagaagaactcCTCATGAGCAGCAAAAaagggaaacacagagaccaCGCCAACACGGAGCGACGCCTTGGCCAGCTtcagctgtacgtacagcgcCACCGATGGCACATCAACAACATGGAACTGATTTTGCGGAGACTCGAAAACGACTCTCTCGACCTGTCGGTGATGGACGAACTGAAGGAAAGCATCGAACTGTACCTCGACAATTTCAACGATGacgacttcttcttcgacgaaACGCTCTACGCTGCCCTGAACCTTGACGCTCCCGATGACAACTCCGAGATGGTCAAGGAttcagaagaggaaaacaccAGCT CGGACCAATGTGGCGACTCGACGCCTCCGAGTGGGCGCGGAAGTCAAGAGGCTTCCGGGGCGGCCGGAAGCCCGACGAGCACGGCGAGCGTTCCGTCCTTCAACTCGGATCGCACCGAGCGGCTTCCTGGAACCGTCGCGCCTGGCGAGAAGAGCCGGAACAGCGGCGCGCTGAGCGCACCTGCGAAGGCGCCTTCGAGTCGAGGCTCTGCGGGGGCTGCTCCGGGGGCCTCAGGAGCctcgaaaggcgagaaaggccTTTCCGGCGACGCGGGGAAGGCACGGCCTGGGGGCGAGAAGGGCGCCGATGGTGGCGCCGCCTCAGGCGCGCTGTCCCCGAACGGTTCCAGCGGCGGCAGTTCTCCGGGGCTCCTCGTTGCGAAGAAGGGTGCCGAGAGAGGCTCGccgggagaggcggcgagtCCCGCAGCGCCTTCTGCGGACGCGTCACGCGCGACcaacgaaggcgagacgctGTCTCCACACGCGTCTGGGAAGGCGCAGATGTCTCCTCGGACGGGAGAAAACGGCGTCTGGACGGGCGCCAGACGCCCCGGCGCGAGCCTGCTGCCGGCGGTCAGTGCGGCTTCCTCGGCACCCGCCAGCGGCCGGTGGGCGGCAGTCGCTGGGGGCCTTGCAGGCGCGGATGGGCAGAGTGTCCGGAAGCGCGGGGCctctgaggagaagaaggacgacggcgaggaggcgcggagaCGCAGTGTGCCGGGACGCGAgcctgaggaagagaagggcgCAGCAGCCAAGGACAAACGCCGCGGCGGAGCGGCCCCAGGCCCTCAGGGGAAGGCCCAGGGAGACGGCGCCGCCGAGAGGAATTCCGGTGAAGCGGATCAGAAGGCCGAGAGCGGCGACCGAGAGCGCCTCGAGatggaagacgaagaggcgcagGGAAAAGGGCACAGTGTGCGCCCTCCCGCCCCgggcggagacgccgcggaaggagacaccacAGACAGAGGAGTGCCAAGCGCGCGCGCGACGGCCTCCGCGAAGGCTGGCGATGGGTTCCTTTTCCCTGGGACCTCCAGTTCGC TCTCCACGGTTGCAGCTCTCGTCGACTGCAGCCAGTCGCACCGGCCGACGCGATCGGATGCGGAGCAGATCCCTGGGGGCAGCATTTGTGGGCGCTCGTCGGCGGCTCTGGGTTGGGGTCCGAACATGTTCGGACCTGGAGGCCCTGGGGCGCGGCCACTCGCTCCACTCTCGCCTCAGATCGCCTGGACTTGCGCGCCAGAGAGCTTCCCCGACGCGCCTCTCGTCGGTTACGACAGTCGGCAACTTTTTGCAGGCCTTGATTTGgacactctcttcttcgtcttctacTACCAGCAG